In Vespa crabro chromosome 13, iyVesCrab1.2, whole genome shotgun sequence, one DNA window encodes the following:
- the LOC124428753 gene encoding CXXC motif containing zinc binding protein, with product MVKIALKIKVLLENIEELKSSGLSHNWYFKFKCCNCGEITKKWCSVSLEDSIPSTKGNAVNHFLAKCKLCGRENSMTIVEDSIKSFTAEDQGRFKKIVILDCRGLEPCDFSAREGWIAKAIDNGTEFTDVDLYEYEWIEYCEKIKKPVGITEIEHRFERVK from the coding sequence ATGGTTAAGATAGCATTGAAAATCAAAGTATTGTTGGAGAATATAGAAGAATTGAAGTCCTCAGGATTAAGCCATAATtggtattttaaatttaaatgttgCAATTGTGGtgaaataacaaagaaatggTGCTCTGTTTCTTTAGAAGATTCTATCCCAAGTACAAAGGGGAATGCTGTGAATCATTTTCTAGCTAAATGCAAGCTTTGTGGTCGTGAGAACTCTATGACTATTGTAGAAGATTCTATCAAATCGTTTACTGCTGAAGATCAaggaagatttaaaaaaatcgttatattagATTGTAGAGGACTAGAACCTTGTGATTTTTCTGCACGAGAAGGATGGATCGCAAAAGCTATAGACAATGGTACAGAATTTACGGATGttgatttatatgaatatgaatGGATTGAATATtgcgagaaaataaagaaacctGTTGGAATAACCGAAATTGAGCACAGATTTGAAagagttaaataa
- the LOC124428756 gene encoding LOW QUALITY PROTEIN: uncharacterized protein LOC124428756 (The sequence of the model RefSeq protein was modified relative to this genomic sequence to represent the inferred CDS: substituted 2 bases at 2 genomic stop codons), with product MFGTKLRTWMEAHIVRSKKKKDRKKGDKGFDSNCNSPRSHSANRSPALHQVHPVNSPTRNGVDGIRLHGGSSGGVVGSIGGVGGGGEGYAGTVTTSSGTSGGTGSVNLSSPESAYSTGYSTDGTSPGTSFPPEYYINIRTGTHYFQSNNKGRAQGNAGRIDERSNESTKSSNMTGDSSKQPKDVRTSTTPAKLNTLSAEVTINRGSKQLQQQQQQQQQLQQQQQQQQLQQQQQQQQQQQQQQQQQQQQQQPQTPQRQQESSHRRTESFSADSSRNNLPVPSSIPPPLVVSPTVQSPRERSRIRTNPWLSANSSGSSTTGFKSRLTLDETSSSSGLKLTESSGSASDVNVNSARESLTKREHRQESLSAGRSPINQNWRILPGMDIRPKIPLAMQRRTSSSSSSGSSVTRSARSSEDDITLNEMMGKFDESYVYEKETDILSDSDPTDCEDYIDSLSDVDTGQDGGDENDPFENDFDYIDNGSFLDLDNLECSANFPNTGHCTYFTFTSELSRRGTRLRESFLKRRNKDEILPQRTISIRNTAKRQSIRYKKTDEKQTDKRKKRISQRRKPNMEKFDDETANLNRVLVERMLLKNSGFNQGSRSVGGTPICLRRKKHDVNKNLSPMRLNDNNQSIIHQPTIVENEVVKRRSNSVSYVNGNIVRRQVTGNTYMATFASEIALIEADKEADRKYRELIMEAENILVNMQKNQSSLPIVPSPSRKFHNGLANKRVELIKNTELNIELALSKSRNSQPELQSGNIRDIEHTSPKRQFTQPCSPVHRFMERNSCGNISRDIPYKQDISNCPDSPYVSRRTPQGSPNRTLVHSRLRGICPTTISTTTTTITTTTSTTTTTTTTTGVKDNGRARVILNCNGVTQSTVETNDCQPSQGSFPNKSKHRDSRLTVDNRKDSRVSITNKEDEDEEEEEEEEEEDGGGGGVTSSSSDSEEKCDIRRRPPLMTFRSIDMGPIKEGSSYCPQSEPVKRKVYAGSATYGRIQKTLGHHQVLLRNSDGDTATDDTDDSRRSLKEKVAQLRQERLAAEANANVQDSQLFQQQLTQLRRQMLMQTIEGLKRSLEDQSATLKQTCLEPVLSDELPXMINCYDALDVQLIIXKENESSSNHHHSYTKAGSLKDETECAPNTGYYFLPLYDKGEYILKVDPPRGWSFDPMEVYLNVDGSTDICSQGKDINFTFKGFGITGKVTSFNSSFGPKDVTVSLYNANNKEAVVGSTKTADSGTFYFTPIQPGKYILVASHPTWMIKKNTIEVTVQEGNAELSDDSLVIFGYDVRGQVTSENEPVSGVSFIVFGNGAAKNCETSPVKGFETKNPLCHVTSDKTGKFVFPALSTGDYKLVPHYPSAHTKFDVQPPELSFKVSHNSLTLSQDFKVTGFTVTGVVRMSTGGKPLAEAKIIFAGKEVAVTNENGKYTIDNVKAGQYTLKAEAGNVQFEERTVKVSPSSPELPVLIPSMYKVCGKVTLSAKGTLHFRKVAIQNIAATFQREIDTNEKTGEYCLHLKPDKYQLSVIVSNEEKTKGLQFFPLQQTIDVSSEAINNINFLQLKALLTGMVKCLPGIDCSQASVTLKVLDGVTIKTSTTKVNFFHADGQYEFSDVLPGHYEVLIDNDVFCWKNPSYRISITSERAEVPPFQQTGFSITFISSHETIVEYVAPNEIKKSSLVLSKGSTRHCVSKPGEYSFTPKGCHVYDKETFVWDTNNLSPIILSSSEHRHQGNIISSTALDGGVNVKVESSNGNVIIGPLKYTKKGDVFKYNFEFTTKTGNVYVITPLSDILLFNPPSVKVLGVNECHNDIATFTGDLGKIIAGKISPPLEGVTVQIFGKDKKSPMHTIITEKEGTYSVGPLDGKIEYSITAEKEGFVITGPNNNGIFLARKLAEIIVQVYDQADNSSLQGVLLSLSGGQNYRKNSITSDDGKLIFNSLSPGEYYLRPMMKEYRFEPPSKMINVAEGATVIVNLFGNRVAFSAYGSVTSLNGEPEAGLLVEAQGQEDCSNLQEEATTEENGTFRIRGLQPLCTYILRLKSNVEANNHIQRTSPGSLMLQTGEDIRGLRLIAFHPISRTDVSVHVVSVQSEHYRTLKVKLCREDMPDSPIHISKLDTQHSSKIGTSYNAGFLVHFPPLQADNKKYFIQLESSLSPSLHKYKTNSVYFEANSSFKYVKLMFNAERKVDQGDMNQTSIVALPFIMLITVAFLNREKLWSWLNTLVERWSKPSPISRTPVQAIPIDPRADDIIVEQIMNINKRKTKPRKA from the exons ATGTTCGGGACGAAATTGCGCACGTGGATGGAGGCACACATTGTgcgatcaaagaaaaagaaggatcgTAAAAAGGGCGATAAGGGATTCGATTCTAACTGCAATTCACCGAGAAGTCACAGTGCCAATAGATCGCCTGCTTTGCATCAA gtacaTCCTGTGAACTCACCAACGAGAAACGGCGTGGACGGAATTCGATTGCACGGTGGATCCAGTGGTGGTGTTGTTGGTAGTAttggtggtgttggtggtggtggcgagGGTTACGCTGGAACGGTGACCACCTCTTCCGGTACGTCCGGTGGTACCGGAAGCGTGAATCTTTCTTCTCCGGAAAGTGCCTACAGTACCGGATACTCGACGGACGGTACGTCGCCCGGTACGAGCTTTCCGCCCGAGTATTACATCAATATCAGGACGGGCACGCATTATTTTCAAAGTAACAATAAAGGTAGGGCGCAGGGAAATGCGGGGAGGATCGACGAGAGATCGAACGAGTCTACGAAGTCCTCGAACATGACCGGTGACAGTAGTAAGCAGCCAAAGGACGTACGTACGAGTACCACCCCGGCCAAGCTCAACACGCTC aGCGCCGAAGTTACGATCAATCGTGGATCGAAACAactgcaacaacaacagcagcagcaacaacaactgcaacaacaacagcagcaacaacaactgcaacaacagcagcagcagcaacaacaacaacagcaacaacagcagcagcagcaacaacagcaacaaccaCAGACTCCGCAAAGACAACAAGAAAGTTCCCATCGAAGAACAGAATCCTTCTCAGCTGATTCCTCTAGGAACAATCTTCCTGTTCCATCCTCGATACCTCCCCCACTTGTTGTCTCGCCAACCGTACAATCACCTCGCGAACGATCACGAATAAGAACGAATCCTTGGTTGTCGGCAAACTCTTCTGGTTCCAGCACTACCGGCTTTAAATCTAGGTTAACACTCGATGAAACCAGCAGTAGTTCGGGTCTAAAGCTGACCGAATCATCCGGTAGCGCAAGTGACGTCAATGTTAACAGTGCCAGAGAGAGTCTGACGAAGAGGGAACATCGTCAGGAGAGTCTCAGCGCTGGACGTAGTcc GATAAATCAAAATTGGAGGATTCTACCTGGTATGGATATTAGACCGAAGATACCATTGGCGATGCAACGTCGTACAAGTAGCAGCAGCTCATCGGGATCATCGGTAACACGAAGTGCTCGTTCGTCCGAGGACGACATAACGTTGAACGAAATGATGGGGAAATTCGACGAGAGTTATGTTTATGAAAAGGAAACGGATATATTGTCGGATAGCGATCCAACCGATTGCGAGGATTACATAGATTCTTTGTCGGACGTTGATACGGGTCAAGATGGTGGCGATGAGAATGATCcatttgaaaatgattttgattATATCGACAATGGTTCCTTCCTTGACTTAGATAATCTCGAATGTTCTGCCAATTTTCCTAATACCGGTCACTGTACTTATTTTACGTTTACGAGCGAGCTAAGTAGACGTGGCACAAGATTGAGAGAGTCCTTTTTGAAACGTAGAAACAAGGACGAGATTCTTCCTCAAag gACTATAAGTATAAGGAACACGGCGAAGAGACAAAgtattcgatataaaaagaCGGACGAGAAACAGACGGacaaacgaaagaagagaatatcACAGCGTAGAAAACCAAATATGGAGAAGTTCGACGACGAGACGGCAAATTTAAATCGAGTATTGGTCGAGAGAATGTTGCTGAAGAATTCTGGATTTAATCAGGGTAGTAGAAGCGTAGGCGGTACGCCAATATGCTTGCGCCGTAAGAAGCacgacgttaataaaaatctttcgcCCATGAgattgaacgataataatcaatcgATCATACATCAGCCTACGATCGTCGAAAACGAGGTCGTCAAAAGACGTTCGAAttcg GTGAGTTATGTAAATGGAAACATTGTGAGAAGACAGGTCACTGGTAACACATACATGGCCACGTTCGCTTCTGAAATAGCACTGATCGAAGCGGACAAGGAAGCCGACAGGAAGTATCGCGAGTTGATTATGGAAGCTGAAAATATCTTGGTAAATATGCAAAAGAATCAAAGCTCCCTGCCGATCGTACCGTCGCCATCGCGTAAGTTCCACAATGGTCTGGCGAATAAGCGTGTCGAATTGATCAAGAATACGGAATTGAACATCGAGCTTGCATTGTCGAAAAGTAGAAATTCACAACCAGAATTGCAAAGCGGTAATATCAGGGATATCGAGCATACCAGTCCAAAGAGACAATTCACGCAGCCATGTTCGCCCGTTCATCGTTTTATGGAAAGAAATTCATGTGGAAACATATCGAGGGATATTCCCTATAAACAGGACATTTCGAATTGTCCTGATTCACCTTACGTATCAAGAAGAACGCCTCAAGGTTCACCCAATAGAACCCTCGTTCATTCACGTTTACGCGGTATTTGTCCTACTACTATTAGtactactacaactactattactactactacttctactactactactactactactaccaccggTGTAAAGGACAACGGGCGTGCTCGAGTTATCTTGAATTGCAACGGAGTGACACAGTCTACCGTTGAAACGAACGATTGTCAACCCTCTCAAGGTTCCTTCCCTAATAAGTCTAAGCACAGAGATTCACGATTAACTGTAGATAATAGGAAGGACTCGAGAGTTTCAATAACGAACAAGGAGGACgaggatgaagaggaggaggaggaggaggaggaggaggatggtggtggtggtggtgtgaCATCGAGCTCGTCGGATTCCGAGGAGAAATGTGACATCAGGCGGAGACCACCTCTGATGACGTTCAg ATCAATCGATATGGGCCCGATCAAAGAAGGTTCTTCTTACTGTCCTCAGAGTGAACCAGTTAAAAGAAAGGTTTATGCCGGTAGTGCGACTTACGGTAGGATACAAAAGACATTAGGTCATcatcaagtattattaagaaattctGATGGCGATACGGCCACCGATGATACCG ATGATTCACGAAGATCCTTGAAGGAGAAAGTAGCACAATTACGTCAAGAGCGTTTAGCAGCCGAGGCGAATGCTAACGTTCAAGACTCTCAATTATTTCAACAACAGCTTACTCAGCTAAGAAGGCAAATGTTGATGCAAACTATCGAAGGTTTAAAACGTAGCCTCGAAGACCAATCGGCTACGTTGAAGCAAACTTGTTTGGAGCCAGTATTGTCCGATGAATTGCCTTGAATGATTAATTGTTACGATGCTCTCGATGTTCAGcttatcatttaaaaagagaacgaatcaTCCTCAAATCATCATCATTC ATATACTAAGGCTGGTAGTTTAAAAGATGAAACAGAATGTGCACCAAATACTGGATATTACTTTTTACCTCTTTATGATAAAGGAGAGTATATTTTAAAG gTAGATCCTCCTAGAGGTTGGAGTTTTGATCCCATGGaagtatatttaaatgtagATGGTTCTACCGACATTTGTAGCCAAGgcaaagatattaattttactttcaaaGGTTTTGGCATTACAGGCAaa GTAACCAGTTTTAATTCTTCATTTGGTCCAAAAGATGTTACCGTGTCATtatataatgctaataataaagaagctGTAGTTGGATCAACCAAGACTGCTGACAGtggaacattttattttacacctATTCAACCAGGCAAATATATACTTGTTGCATCTCATCCtac GTGGATGatcaaaaaaaatacaattgaaGTAACTGTACAAGAAGGTAATGCTGAACTTTCAGATGATAGTTTAGTAATATTTGGATATGATGTAAGAGGTCAAGTCACCAGTGAAAATGAACCAGTCAGTGGTGTATCCTTCATAGTTTTTGGT aATGGCGCTGCAAAGAATTGTGAAACTTCACCAGTTAAGGGATTTGAAACGAAAAATCCACTTTGCCATGTTACCTCAGATAAAACtggaaaatttgtttttcctgCATTGTCAACTGGTGATTACAAGCTTGTCCCACATTATCCTAGTGCTCACACTAAATTTGACGTTCAACCACCCGAATTATCATTCAAAGTTAGTCACAATAGTCTGACGTTATCGCAAGATTTTAAAGTGACTGGTTTTACGGTGACTGGGGTAGTTCGCATGTCAACAGGTGGCAAACCATTGGCAGaagcaaaaattatattcgctGGGAAAGAAGTAGCTGTAACaaatgaaaatggaaaatatacaATAGATAATGTAAAAGCTGGACAATATACTCTGAAAGCAGAAGCTG gtAATGTGCAGTTTGAGGAGAGAACAGTTAAAGTATCCCCAAGTTCACCTGAATTGCCAGTTTTAATACCATCTATGTATAAAGTTTGTGGAAAAGTTACATTATCTGCAAAAGGAACTTTACATTTCCGTAAAGTAGCTATACAAAATATCGCTGCTACATTCCAAAGAGAAATTGATACTAATGAAAAGACTGGAGAATATTGTCTACATTTAAAGCCtgataaatatcaattaagtGTAATCGTgagtaatgaagaaaaaactaAAGGTTTACA attcTTTCCTTTACAACAAACCATTGATGTATCATCTGAGGCAATTAACAATATCAACTTTCTACAATTGAAGGCACTTTTAACTGGCATGGTCAAATGTTTGCCAGGGATAGATTGCAGTCAAGCTTCGGTTACACTTAAAGTACTCGATGGAGTTACAATAAAAACTTCGACAACGAAAG TTAATTTCTTTCATGCAGATGGCCAATATGAATTTTCCGATGTATTACCAGGACATTATGAAGTTTTAATAGACAACGATGTATTCTGTTGGAAAAATCCTAGTTAtagaatatcaataacatcTGAACGAGCTGAAGTGCCTCCATTTCAACAGACCGGTTTttcaattacttttatttcttctcatGAAACAATAGTTGAATATGTTGCaccaaatgaaataaaaaagtcatCTTTAGTATTATCCAAAGGTAGTACAAGACATTGCGTATCTAAACCCGGAGAATATAGTTTTACACCCAAAGGTTGTCACGTGTACGATAAAGAAACATTTGTCTGGgatacaaataatttatccccaattattttatcatcttCTGAGCATCGTCATCAAGGAAATATTATAAGTTCTACTGCATTAGATGGAGGAGTGAATGTTAAAGTTGAAAGTTCAAATGGCAATGTTAT AATTGGACCAttgaaatatacaaaaaaaggagatgtctttaagtataattttgaatttacAACAAAGACTGGTAATGTATACGTTATCACTCCATTATCGgatattcttttgtttaatCCACCGTCAGTAAAAGTACTTGGAGTAAATGAATGTCATAATGACATTGCAACTTTTACTGGAGATTTAGGAAAG aTTATAGCTGGAAAAATTTCACCTCCTTTAGAAGGTGTAACAGTACAAATATTTGGCAAGGATAAAAAATCTCCAATGCATACAATAAttacagaaaaagaagggacATACAGTGTTGGCCCATTGGAtggaaaaatagaatatag tatTACAGCTGAGAAAGAAGGTTTCGTGATAACAGGACCAAACAATAATGGAATATTTTTAGCACGTAAATTAGCTGAAATTATAGTGCAAGTATACGATCAAGCGGATAATTCATCCTTACag GGCgttctactttctctctctggtGGACAAAATTATCGTAAGAATAGTATAACAAGTGACGatggaaaattaatatttaattcctTATCACCTGGTGAATATTATCTCAGACCAATGATGAAGGAATATAGATTTGAGCCGCCATCAAAAATGATCAATGTGGCCGAAGGTGCAACCGTCATAGTAAACTTATTTGGCAATAGAGTTGCATTTAGCGCTTATGGTTCAGTTACGTCATTAAATGGCGAACCAGAAGCAGGATTATTGGTCGAAGCTCAAGGTCAAGAAGATTGTTCCAATCTCCAAGAAGAGGCGACCACCGAAGAGAATGGTACTTTTAGAATTAGAGGTCTTCAACCATTG TGCACGTATATTTTACGTTTGAAATCTAACGTGGAGGCAAATAATCATATACAACGTACGAGTCCTGGTTCATTGATGTTACAAACCGGAGAGGACATACGTGGACTTCGATTAATTGCTTTTCATCCAATTTCACGTACAGACGTTTCCGTTCATGTGGTATCCGTACAGTCAGAACATTATCGTACATTAAAAGTGAAATTATGCAGAGAAGACATGCCGGATTCCCCTATACATATATCCAAATTGGATACACAACATTCTAGTAAAATTGGTACTTCGTATAATGCAGGCTTCCTCGTACATTTTCCACCATTGCAAGCTGACaacaagaaatatttcatacaaTTGGAATCATCCTTATCTCCTAGCTTGCATAAGTATAAAACAAATTCTGTTTATTTCGAAGCCAATTCCTCGTTCAAATATGTCAAATTAATGTTCAATGCTGAACGCAAAGTTGATCAAGGGGATATGAATCAAACATCCATAGTAGCATTAccatttataatgttaattacaGTAGCATTTTTAAACCGTGAAAAATTATGGAGTTGGCTCAATACATTGGTTGAAAGATGGTCTAAACCATCACCAATTTCTAGAACACCTGTACAAGCTATTCCTATTGATCCAAGAGcagatgatattattgttgaacaaataatgaatattaataagagaaaaactaAGCCAAGGAAAGCATAA